The genomic stretch aaaaatttatcctccagtgctttccataatttacttgcagaagtttcctttgtgtatggatatttctgctctctagcaaggtaggatcgaatggtaccgcaagcaacacggttgataattctccaatcttcttctccaataacatctggtttcttttcttcaatggccagatctagcccttgttgaaaaaggacatctagaacctcgccttgccacatcccaaaatgtccggacccgtcaaaaatttctaccgcaaatttcgcatttgacacaattcttgtcataagcgaagatgccaatgatgacgtattgttgacacttgatgtagattcttcttgtttattgtctcccatatttgacacaaatattatttaatagctgacgacacaaatcaagattatttcctttctgatgtagaagatcagactaagctgcaactacagagcatactcagacagaaccttgactcagttaccaagataaatcttttctgatgtggaagatcagactatgctgcaaccacagagcatacttagacagtaccttggctctgataccaattgttgcggaagccaaatgtatatagtgtgaataagtcacaactactataccaaaaattatgacagccaccaaataataaataagacaataaaacaacaataaaggaaacaccagaatttacgaggttcggctaattttgcctactcctcggacacaaccaatattttattccactccaaaaatacaagtgaaataatactaaagagagaagatacaaatgccttaaacagatgagaaggcaaatgagaggtgtgtttcaatcctaaacattaggccttcttttataggggaaaaatccccccaaacttaactcccaaccaatgtgggactttggtattttgccaaacttcaacaaaaacgtgacacaaaaagcgggtatagatgcaaatgcccaatattttatcaattggccaatttttgtaatgagctaCCTATAAATAAACATAGCTAGTAATTTCCCGTGGAAAATTTTCATAACTGTAACTTTTATAAGAGTATATTCCATTATCTACAACTATTATTGGATTCACGTTTTGTACAATATATAAGTGCGTTCATTTTATCTAACTAATGAGCGTCCAGTTTATATTGTCACCCAATAAATGCGGTAgaattcctttaattaaggaaatcaactagtgtcacacttcctttttcctacccaggaagggtataagagagtttttttccaatttaagtgacaattgaaacggaattatttatttaaaaattagggttgccacttgggataatttaaggtgtctcaagtcaccggtttaaaatcccaaatcgagaaagtttgactctatttacggtctgcgaatacaagaatccgggtaagaaattttgttaacccgggagaaggtgttaggtattctcgagttccgtggttctagcacggtcgctttgatcatacttggcttagtaaattgtctaattacttattttagaacctatgtgcatttacctttcaccgctttttaattaaaaaaattatcttaaaatgagtcacgcgtacgtgtacccatttgtttggcgcgtcaaaaatcatgtcacgcgaatgtgtccataattagtaacgctttattattattaaaaaaatttggCCGACGTTGCGCGAACGCGTACTCCGGTTTTACTTTTATAAATCGTAAtaatgtcacacgaacgtgtccacaaccacgatagtatattaaacgtacctaaagcaaactacgaacatttatTATTTTCATATCTAAATTATACGAGGGCCATGTAGGATTAAATGGTGGATGACACACCTCGAACTAtatgaactaaaattaattaaTGGCCTATTAAaacaattttattattaagaaagtttgttcGAAGTTGTGctaacgcatactccgaattagtttttagaaaagtaatcatgtcacgcgaacgtgtacacaatcacaattatATTTTAAACGTACCTAAAGGCTTTTCTACGGACGTTTATTTTAAATATCTAGTTATGAAatttatgagggccatgggtGATTTGATTTAAATGGAACACCTCTTATGTGACTAAAAGATATTACATATTAATTAGGCCCAAAAGACATCAATACTTGCCATAGATAGGTTGTTAAATTATCAAGAAAACTAGAGACCCATGTTGGGAATTTGGGCTAAAATTATTCCCAAGGAAACGGGCAGCTGAAGGAACAACCCAACAAACTTGAGCATTTAGATCGGGCCAGCGTTGAGCCCATCGTCTAAAAATCTCCCAAAGCTCAAACTCATTTTATACAGATTAATAGCATGCTTAACGAAATCGGAAATTAAATTAAACTCGTAATGGATTCCCAATTGATCTCCTTTCTTATTGAGCCATCCTACATTTAAGAAAACAAGTTGGTGCTAAAAACTATGGGACTTACAATTGTGCCCAAAGCAAAAGACCAGAATTGGTCACTCTAAATATCGTGACAAACAAGCCCAAACATCTAGGCCCAAAGAAACTGATCCTAATGGAAAGCAAAAGCTGAAGGGCGTGGGGGCTCAAGATCGAATCCAAACATATGGAGGGGACATCTGAAGCCTTTAAAAGCTGGCTAAGCACATTTGGCTATCTAAATGGATAAtgtgattatctgaaaggatatgctaatgatagaccactagtacccccaaaaaggtggaaggttaaggaaggtaaattcttcatacatggcGATATGAATGATAGGGccaacgatcctagaaactaagagtaggTTTGTAAAGGGGTTCTATACTTGTTAGAGGTCTAGGGACAATGCATCCCAAGTAAGTACTATAGATCAAAGGTGAAAGTtttgcgagtttttagaatgaGTTAATCATGGAATTGCGATTCAACCAAAGTTTCAAGATGTTAAGAAAGGCGAaacgagtgggagaaataaatgtgatgctataataacccatgagagtatttgggcttgatggagggcctctaaagaatcttacaagcaaagaagtgttaagtgatatgcggatgaacacactttcccacgtatatcctaacaagagttaagaggtgagcggGATGAAATAACTAAGGGAAAAGACCACGTAACATGTGGAAGAATGCACggctattcactagctaggaaGAATGAGGTGAGAAGAAATGGGGAGAAAACCTATAAATTGAGATGATCACGGGTATCATAAAATATCTtgtatcagaatggtggactcaCTTAGCGTATAAGTGTTAATAAaaggtataaaggactaaccgtaatgCAACCGACTTGGGTGACACCGAATATCAACTAAAGGATCTAGAGACAGTTCATGTCTATATAtaatggaaagtgagactactggtGGTGAAGTTGTGGTATGATAAGCTCATTAAATCAGgcacaatgatattacaagttcacgggaggtagacaagtgtgtggcaaaataaggctatcaattatgcactatgagcaaaatagaatgggaatgaaaattccagttagaaagaaaagatggtaccagCATATATTGTTCGGGTCAGTGGCGCTCTCTGAATTGAATGCGTATGAAGGGTGTTGATATGCGTTTTGGGTGGTGTGGAACAGTAAAGAGAGCTCATGAGAATGTTCACAAGGGAAAGTGGAGTGGTTTTTTAAATTCTATAAGTCATGTAAGGAGGAAAAAGGCTGTCTAGGAAAGGTCTGAGCACAGtgttacattacatttgatgCAATGTCGTGCATGTCGACGATGTGAAGGTGTGTGCGCAGGCTAGAAGATGTTATTCCTTTGAAATAGAAggttctataagaaaactcatccagtaatgtcttttgttgagaatttggaagagcaagttgcaTATATTCACAaaagattgtaaccatatcaaggaaattattgaagaactcaaaTCCTATGAGGTCATATGTAAGAGAAATGGGACATAGATGGTCCACTATTGATGCAACATGGCCAGGTGATTACTTATGCTTCAAGGCAACCCCAGAATCATGAGAAGAACCATGCAACACCTGACTTAGAACTTATGGCGGTAGTTTTTGtgtaaagatttggcgacattatgtgtatggggtccacgttgatgtatttacggaccacaagcgcctcaatatattttcaagcaaaaggagttaaaTCTGAGACAGAGAGGATGACTCGGGTTagtcaaggactatgacattgagaTTCCCTATcacccgagaaaggccaatgtcatggcggatgctcttagccaAAAAATCTATGGGTAGTTTTAGCTTACTGGGTGATATGTCAAAGGTAGTTGGCCATGGAGGTTCACTAGTGGCTAGTTCGAAAGTTTGTCTTGTAAAGTCTAATGAAGGTAGGGAAAATGTGCAAAATAGGGCTGAATCGTCGCTTGTGGTGGAGCAGTATGCTTaactgtatatcaaagaaatagacAGTTTGCATGACACTCTAGCCTAAATCATTTCCGacaaacttttggaagaaatttcagcaaggtttgggtactcaagtaAATCTTAGTATAGCCTTTTATCCACAAACTAATGGGAAGGCAGAGCGAACTATTCATATGCTCGAAgatatgttgcgagcttgtgtTCTAGGTTTCAAAGGTAGTCgggatgaccatttgccgcttgtcgagtttgcttacaataacaacttTCACGCTAGTGTTCAGATAGccccatttgaggcattgtatggaAGGAGGTGTAGATCTCTGATTGGATGGTTTGAGGTTGGTGAAGAAGAACTATTAGGGCTAGATCTTGTGCATCAGGCTATGGAAAAAGTTAAAGCCATTCAGGAGAGGATGAAAACTGTTCAGAGTCGTCTGAAATCCTATGCAGACGTGCGTCAAAGAGAATTGGAATTCCAAGTAGATGATTGAGTGTTCTTGAAAGTATCTCCCATGAATGGAGTCATGCGATTTGgagagaaagggaaattgagccCAAGGTATGTCGGGCCATATCGGATCACTCAAAGGATAGGACAGGTGGCTTATAGGTTGGAATTGCCCCTTGAGATGTCATTAGtacatccggtattccatgtgtctatgttaaatAAAGTAGTGGGAAATGCATCCACTATTGTGCCTGTTGAAACTATCGAGGTTAGTGAAGAGATGTTATATGAAGAAATCCCatttgccattcttgataggcaagtctgaAAATTGAGGAACAAGGGAATTGCTTCAGTTAAAGTATTGTGGCGAAGTCAACAAGTCGAGGAAGCCACATGGGAATcggaaaaagaaatgaaagagaAATATCCCCATCTGTTCGAACAAGTCTAATAGGGATCATGCGAACGGTTGTCTTTAAGCAATTTGAGGTAGTGTTCAGATTTGTGCAAGGCaccccatttttcccaaattgcCTTATTGTTGTAACTTCTTAATGTGTGCCAAATTGGAAATGTTGATGCTATTAGGGTAATGTGTAACCCTTGAGCTAAATGATTAATTGAAGCGTTTTTGAAATGTTAAAGTGATTGAATTGTATGGGGCTCATTGAAGTAACCCAGTTTTGTGCAGTAAATGACATTGGTTGAACCATGTGCAATTTGCGATGTAAAGAGAATGAGCTAAGTGCAAGTTGTTTAAAGTGTATGAATATGTATAAGTTGTTGAGGTAATGAATTATATACCAGTTGTAGGGATGACAGAAACTGTGTAATGGTACTTGGAAATATGTTTCgggggctctctgacaggtagataggtctaattacaaaggaaactctggcgaaattttcaaaaatttagggagttagccaaatgcGGGGATATTGATATATTTCATGATGTGAACAAGATGGagttacataaggatggctaATGAATGAACCTCGAtcctcatttgaggacgaatgatcctaaggggggagaatgtaaggccccggaatttttttttcaagtaaCTTAAGATTTCgtcgtgccaaggtaggctaattattttattttgtgtgcaaatgaggatcTAGGATAGAATgtatatcaattggatatgttaataagtatATAAGTCATATTAggagtgaattggggtctaaggagaggcctaagtctaagccaagttggaaaatttcataatagacgaaagttgtaaattagtgcgcacaagacctcactttggacgctCATATCTCCCGTTATACAAAGATTTGTGTGACACACAACCCatcaaattaaagccctttgagtctagtttccaatgcaatAAACCGTTTGTTATTTgaaggtgtatacagaaagttatgaccattttactgggcataTGTCACTAGCGCGCCCAGATGCGCGCCCGCGCTAAAATATGCGCGGTCAAGACAGAACACTGGGCAAACTAGCGCGCCCAGATGCGCGGATGCGCTAGTATCAGGTCTCTATataccccaagaccgggtaaGAATAGTCCCTAAGTCATTTTTGAGCAAGGGCTTGCTCTAACAAGGGGGAATCTGTCCCATACTTCGttcctatgatccaaggtaaggtttttggagtattttgagttgattactactcctaaacacttatattaacaaggattaaTCTTGAAAATCCTTAGATCTTCCTTCAAATCCTTGAATTTTTCAAGAACACCAAAAGTGGAGATTCTTAAAAATTCTTACTACAAGaagtatgtctatcatctctaactactctatggtgattatttatgtatgatatacacattagaactcatgggatggtgattgggaGCCATGAGTgtctaacctaggttgtgttggtattgtagagattgtgagatgggtcATTGAGGTACGATTCTTGgtataatagtattatgtatgcaTGCATGTGCAAATAGGGTTGTGGAAAGATTGATGAACATAAATAGGTaaagattgggattgctagaatttccggaatatcatagtaacttaaggaaagctaaaacgaggtacgtatggctaactttgacctttgtaaagtcactttgtttggtgCACGAATATCTGGTATGTAATATCTACGTGAATTACTTGTAGAATTACTGtgtttggtatgatttgattgttcgtggttAAATCTCCTGATATAATGGTGTccgtaattggcaataaaccaaatgtgtggttgtgaatgtgttatgtggtaagagttgagaaacaaatgataGAAGGAAATCGTGAATGATGAACTTGGAAACAATTGTGGTAATAACATAcatggcttgtattggcaattatcgcggtgaTATAAAATGCATACGAGTTGTTGAAcatgatggaaatagtattgatggttgtggaaattctttgagaaattgttgttattgttctttGAGAAATTGTTGTGGTTGTTCTTTGTgaactattgttgttgttgttgtgttgtttgtgaattgtgattgtacggtgggatcgggttgcgcgccgcaatacgaagtaataaggtgtgggttgtggtgataagggtggccgaggtaataaggatggaaagtgatcgaaatcactattgaaatgaaagtatgagaaaattgtgaaatcattgatatgaaaatgttgaaggggaaatggagagtttgtaacttgtttggcttgattGTTTTCTTTCAGGTGTATTTGATTGGTGATTTCattactacttgttacttgtgtttTGTGTATGGTTGAGTTTACTCagggcaagtttgttcatacataccagtacaattcaaatgtactaacgtcccttttgccgggggcactacattcgtgttatgattgtaggtggatccatagcaggtactccagtccaccgtcCGTAGATCCCCTTCACTTTCCTCCAGAAgcattggtgagcccttttcctcTCGGGGCCTTGCGTGGCTCATGTCGCCTTTCTTTCCAGAGTCTTATTAtggtatttgtgtaaggtatagccggagccttgttgccggcaagTATCGTATCATcctttgtatccttagaggctccatagacagtAAATGTGGGTTGCGAACTTATGTAAATATGTATTTTGTATATGGGGCGATGTAAGTTGTAAACTTCATTAAGTGGCTATGTACgttttgtaaaaagggtgttTTAATTTACAAATGACTATTTTCCTTGAGTAATGGACAATGAAAATGCGGGGTGACACGTGGAacaggaaaggcacccaggtccgcttggtcggggctacccggtcgagtgtcggtcgcgctcctcggatttcGGGGTGTGACACAATAGAACACTAAAAGCCCTTAAATCATGCTAACTAAATCAGAAAACAATTTCGaaaggggaaaaaagaaaaaaaaaagaaaaaaaaagaaaaaaaaagaaaggcagaAAATAACACACAGTCACGAATCTGAAACAAATCAATATTACTAGCTAACTTATGGCTAACAAAACAAGAGAAAACAGAatcaaacaaaactaaaaaaaactaaataagaCAATGGTCTAACaacatttttttcctttttgttttcaaCAAACATGAATCAGAAAAAGAAAAGGTTGTACCTATTTGAGGAATAGGAAAAGAATTTGAAAAGGATCTCGTGTTTGGGCTTTGATACAGCTCAAAATTGACCCCAAATGATTGTTCTTTGTCAAGGACAATCCATTTGGGTGGGTTTCAAACTATCGAATGGAAGAAAATCACGGAGGAATGACCATGCAGGAACCAGTgttctctttttgattttcagattcgatttttgactggtttgagGCGTATTTGGGGGAAATAACTCatggatttggaaagaaggggtgAAGGTGGTTGTGTAGTAAAGATCTGAAGGTGTTTGGAGAGATTAGGGTTTGGGACTTCGGTCTTCGATCTAAAATTCGAAGGGCtcgatgatgatttgaaggaAGTAGGTTGGAGATTTGGGATGAGGGGATGATGGGGATTCCGGGGTGTTAACTTGGTGGTGTTTGAGACGGTTTGAGACGTCGCCGCCGGCCGGTGGGGGGTTTGGGAatttagggcggctagggtttgggttcTCAGAAGTTGGGAGATGAAACGGGGCAGATGGAACTTGGGGGGGTCCAAttcggatatatatatatatatattaaccaaGCACCAGTTCCGGGCTGTTGGATCATTaaaatccaacggctgagatgaCACGCACTTGAAACGGAGTCGTTTTGGCTTTGGGGTGGGGTTGGACCGGGTTAGGGATTGGGCCTGGGCGGATAGGGTCGAAATTGTTTGGGATTAATGGGATTTGGACTTTGCATTTTGGTCTATTACACAACATCcctgtttttaattttttttttcttttcaattttctttccctattttaattaattcaaacctaaattaaactcctaaaaataattaatttgaacaaaaaataaaattgatcAACTACTAAAATATTTATGACaattaattactcctaaattaaaaggaaaattacaaatttaaaactaaaaggctaaaaatgcaaaagtaagccaatttttgtgattttcatttttttaataaagcaactaatttactaattaaccttaaaatgtaaaaataaattctaaatgcaaatgcatggtatttttgacatGTTCATGATTTTtaacagaaataaacatgcacagaaatgtaaacaattagcacaaattctcacaaaatcctataaaattgcaaataataatttttttattttcttgaattttataaGAGTATTTTAtaaagggcaaaaatcacgtgctcacaactagcAATCAAATATTATCACAATAATGTAAATCTAAATTATCTCCATTCTGTTAAGAATATTCCATTCTTCGTGTATTGATACAGCTCACATTTATGATTCATCATATCAAAAGAAATATTTAATCCAAGTATTATTTGAACCTTAGTTGTAAGGAAAAATAAACATTAAAATGATTTTTTAATTGTAAGGAAAATCATCCATGACAGTACACGGACATTgataagttatatatatataatgcgtCATTACATATTTTGAACTTAATGTactatatataatgtatatttaTAAAGTATATTAATGAACTTATTAAGGAATGAATATCTATTCATGCGTCATTACATATTTTGAAGGGAAAAAAATATGAGTGTTTGTTGCTTAAATTAAGTAAAGTTTTCATTACTTAAAAGTGTTTAGTACTTAAAGGCATTATTCACCAACAAAATTGATTTATACAAGCACATCACTGCAATGTTGTAATATTCTCATATAGCTTCAATCTACTCTATTATTTttgaaataccaaaaaaaaaaaaaaaatggggtAGAAGAAAGGTTGGGTGATAAGAAATTTTCCTTCACAGCTAAGAAGAACAAAGGAATTGGAGGAGATAACATGCGCTTAACAGAGATAAGAGGGCTTGGGATGGAATTGGAGGAGTCTCTACCACCACTGTCCATGATTTTCTGAGCAATGTATTTTTATCTGCACAGAATATATGGAACGAAGAAAAGGAGGAAAGACGCTTGTGATATACTGAAAAATCTTTTACTGGATAAATTGGGGAGAATATTGATAGGAATAGATACATTTTAGGTGAGAGAGAATCAAAAAGAGATATCTTTTAAGCGAGAGAGAATCTCAAGagagaaattttaggatataaaAAGTTgtacataataaaataaattatattaaaagtaaTTTTATGAAAGTAGTTGTGGAAAATTTAAACAAGTCCTAAAAGGTGGTATTCTATGTAAATTCCTCTAAAACGATTAAGGAGACTATGCCCAATGCCTTTAAAGTTgaaaaattttcataaagcacaaTCTTTTAATGGTAATTAGcaccatttgctatattatggATTCTAGATACGTTTTctattgttataagatgtattagatgtatttaagctattgtattcatgaatacagtagcaaaaataggcgtgaatc from Nicotiana sylvestris chromosome 12, ASM39365v2, whole genome shotgun sequence encodes the following:
- the LOC138882648 gene encoding uncharacterized protein, with amino-acid sequence MLRACVLGFKGSRDDHLPLVEFAYNNNFHASVQIAPFEALYGRRCRSLIGWFEVGEEELLGLDLVHQAMEKVKAIQERMKTVQSRLKSYADVRQRELEFQVDD